The region GAATTAATGCCCTGTCTCGTGGACTTGGAAATAACATTAAtagctgacgtgtgtgtgtgtgtgtgtgtgtgtgtgtgtgtgtgtgtgtgtgtgtgtgtgtgtgtgtgtgtgtgtgtgtgtgtgtgtgtgtgtgtgtgttgcacaagAACTGGCTGCTCCAAgagcaccccccccaaaaaaaaccctaaaaacaaaaaacattgaaGTGAAAGCCTGCATCTCTGATGATATAGCACGGGATTTGAGTTCTTAAAACGAAAAAACACTAAACAACATATATTTTGCTCAACGCTATCATTACCTCATGACAAATGTGTAAAGCTGTTCTTTTTAAATGTGCTTGGTCCGAAACCAGCGGGGCTGTGAAGCGAACATGGTGTTCTTTGCACATTATCTGATGGCAAATGTGTCTCTTCTCGCCACAGTATCTCTCgcttagacatgcacacacacatatacacacacacatacactcatttaTACATCCAGTCCCAATCTCTGTCTGTGAGCCTCGCTTAAATGTTTTTGAACCTGACAAGAGGTAAATCTCGGCCCCGTgagtcttggtgcagtcagtggggGTGTTACGGATATAAACGTTGCTTTAGTCAGGACTGCCTCTGATCTGCCTAATCTCCCCAGGGCTGGATTACAGGTTGGGCTCTAATCCGCGGAGTGGGGTCTCTGTGAATCTGCCACAGAGCGTTCTAATCCCGGGCCTGTCAGGTGCTTTAGATGAAAGCTAATTGAGCATCCCGTTACGGGACGAATACGCAACTCTCGTGACAAGGCGAGCAAGCCACCACGGCATCAAAATGGGTCTGAGGACATCTGGGCATGCCTTTAAGAAACGCGTCGCAATTATGCCTGCACATGCGAGTCGTTTTatttcaaatctgaatgtccaCCATTTGGGGGACAACGTGAGATACCCCCACAATGCAAGTAACAATGCTTCAGTAGAACAGGAAGCAACCAAAGTCACTGGTcgatggagaaaaaaaaccccaaacacatTAGCTGATTGGGTCCTTATTTAACATATCAAAAGATAaacctaactttttttttcttccaaacagATCAATCGAGCACTTTTAACTACAAACTCTTTATCTGCACCTTAAAGTGCTGTCTGCTGGGGAGTGGGATTGAATTCATAATCCCAAAGCAGGAGGACTCCCCCCAGATGGAAACCCAGTTATTGAGCAGCATAATTACTGCATAATGAAAATGATATTTGATTTGATCATTGGAGACCACAGTCTTAATGAATCAgactaggaaaaaaaaaagcataaaataTTAAACGGGGCTCACAGGGTTTGATTAAAGTGTCACGTTTTTCTAGTCACCGAAAACGCACCATTCACGGATGTGCACGTGGTTCATTCAGCTGATGGATGTCAAACCGGATTGCAAATCAAGTTGAAAGTTGAAAATGAATGTTAAGTTACAAATTTTACGTAAAAAAAAAGAGATGCATTTTGGATAAGTTCTCAATATCTGGTTTGGAATAAAATAGTTACCTTGAGCGTTTTCAATCCATTTTTCTTAAAATGACAATAAGGGTTTTGCTTGGTGAACTCTATGCATCCCTCTTGGTAAAACATCCTCACCTCATCATCTGATGCCGCTCACGTACCGATCAGTCCGGATCAATATACCAAAGTGTTATCCTTTTGTTAGCCAAGAATTTCAGTCACCTATCATCCTTTcaacttggtaaaaaaaaaagttttttttttattgtttcccctttttccccccaattgtatccagccaattacccctctcttccgagccattccggtcgctgctctaccccccctgccgatccggggagggctgtagactaccacatgcctcctccgatacacgtggagtcgccagctacttttttcacctgacagtgaggagtttcaccgggggaacatagcacgtgggaggatcacgctattccccccagctcccccttccccccgaacaggcgccccgaccggccagaggaggcgctagtgcagcgaccaggactcataccctcatccggcttcccacccgcagacacagccaattctgtctgtagggacgcccgaccaagccggaggtaacacggggattggaaccagcgatccctgtgttggtaggcaacggaatagaccgctacgctactcggacatgGTAAAATTTATTTAGATTTCGCACCGTTTTTCAAGTATCAAACATCTGATTTTGTTGCAAATCATTTGTAATGCCTGTAGAAAAGTGTCATTTAGATCATACTTGTGAACAAAACCAACTTTCAAACCAGAGCAACAAAAACCAGAGAAAGACTCTGGGTCTGCATTTTCATAGTGAGATGTTGAAaaggggggcggcacggtggcgcagtggttggcacggtcacctcacaacaagaaggtcctgggttcaagtcccggggtagtccaaccttgggggtcgtcccggttcattctctgtgtggagtttgcatgttctccccgtgtctgtgtgggtttcctccggagactccggtttcctcccacagtcaaaagacatgtaggtcaggtgagtcggccttcctaaattgtcgctaggtgtgaatgtgtttgtgtatgttggccctgtgatgtactggcggcctgtccagagtgtctccctgcctgccgcccaatgactgctgggagaggctccagcatccccgtgaccctgagaggataagcggttcggataatggatggatggatggatgttgaaaaGGGCACTCTTCATACGGATTCATGGCGTTATCCTTTGTGCTACTAGTTGTACAAAGTACTACTAGTATTGGCACTACTAGTTACGCAAAGTATCAACTTGTGAAGAAGTACTTTTGCATCCCATTTTCCATTCATTCttgggaaggagcctgagctggtacgggaggtggagcggtaccaactagatatagttgggctcacctccacacatagcatgggcactggtaccaaattcctggagaggggctggactccttACCATCACTATTatgccttcagcatctcagttaCACAACATAAGAGTAATACAGTAGACGCAGAAGAAAAATGTAAGTGGACATCAATATAGTGCAAGTAGGGCGGGCTGCATGACAGACAACTGAACGTAAGTATGAAGTCAGAGCTAAATACAGTTAATATGACACCACAGATTAGGGAGCAGACGGcattttatgtttgtttcttgTAAGCGAGGACTGTCATACCAGTCGCACTAAGGCTGAGAGATAGGTACTATGTAACTGTTGAAAAAGCAAATGTGCTTTCAGTTTATCACACCGTATTTCATACCATCCTGAACATTCAGCTTTACCATTACTGACTACAGTTTGATTACAAAAATATCATTACTTTCTTTTGTAAGTCAGCTGGTTATAGAGACATACGGAGTGGTAAACTTCTCCGATCTGTCCAACTTTTTTCCGTGCTGGAGGTGTGTTATTGTATTTCATGATACCGCATGCGGCGAATCCAAGGGTATCTATCCGGAGACCTGAACCTCAGTGAAAATCAAAAGAGATGTGAAGCAAAATAAGTCCCCTGTTTACAATGTCATCATTGCCAGACACACATACTGTAGGCAAAAGTGTCATTCATCACTTCAAAACAAGTTCAGGCCATCTCATCAGTCTCCTCCGCTGCCCGTTCACATTTGCAAAATGAAGACGGCCAACAGAGTGACTATGGAAACTGATGCACTGCGAGATGCACACAAACAGCACCACAATGTCATTCAGTGAACTTTCTGAATGAGAAGACCTTATTTTCGTGGTATTGATCAGTGGGGTAGAAGTAAAAAATGTACACCCTTCACCCAGATAGATCTGCTGTCATGTTCCCCGGCTGGGGTTAGGTCATCACTGTCAGCAGCCTCCATGGGGTGCACAAGGAATCTCAGCTCTCTCGTCTGTGTGATTGTTAGGGCGAGGGAGAGGACAAATCATCAATCATCCATTCAGGCCACATTCAGCAGGTAATAGTTTAGTGTTGCATCACGTCTGCCCCCAAAGGTTTACTTTTATCATCTCTATGTATGGCAGGAATACCCTTAATCTTGATTAGGGTGCTGCACATGTGGTGTTTTACACAGACTTATGAAGTTGGCTATAACCTGAACCCTATATGCACGAGCATTTGCAAATGACAGTATGGAGACTTTTGTTGTTTTATGATGGTGCTTGCATTTTCTTTGAAGATTGGATGTATTGTGATGGTTTCTCCACTCCTTTTCCCAGGCTACCAGCGCCGAGTCACGTAGCCCggagagagacatgagagagagcCCTAAGTCCAAAGTAAAGACGTACTGGACTGAAAGCAGCAAGGCGGTCTCTATCAGTCGCCTGCTCTCCCAGACCTTTTACCGGAAAGAGAACTTTACTTCTCTGGACCTAAACTATGATGACGCAGAAGCTTACGCCAACCAGGAGCAGTGGaactggcaacacaacacttcaaACCCACATGATCCGCGACCCAGGTCCAAAAGGAGGCCCATCGTCAAGACGGGCAAGTTTAAGAAGATGTTCGGCTGGGGTGACTTCCACTCCAACATCAAGACAGTGAAACTCAACCTCTTGATCACGGGAAAGATCGTGGACCATGGCAACGGGACCTTCAGCGTCTACTTCCGCCACAACGCCACCGGCCAGGGTAACGTGTCCGTGGGACTCGTTCCGCCCACAAAGACTGTCGAGTTTCGTGTCCAGCCGCactaccagcagcagcagcagcagcatcagcagcagcagatgGTTTTGGAGGCCAAAGACACCAAGCTATTCAACTGCAGGGTGGAGTATGAGAAAGTGGAGAAGGGCACCAGGAACTCACTGTGTGCCCACGACCCCTCCCAGAGCTGCCCCCAGGAGCAGACTCAGAGCCATGTGTCCTGGCTTTGCTCCAAGCCCTTCAAAGTCATCTGCATCTTCATCACCTTCTACAGCACTGACTACAAGCTGGTGCAGAAGGTGTGTCCAGATTACAACTACCACAGTGACACCCCGTACCTGCCCACTGGGTGAATACCTAGCCGGACGAGAGAAAAAGACAAAGAGACAGGGCATCGGGCCCTGAGAGATATCAGTTTATTTGGGCTAAAATGGAGTTATGCACCATAAACACAGAGATGCTTTGGAAAGTGAAATGTTGACAGGTATTATTAAAGCTAACGTACTGCATCGCTGCTGCGAAGTTGAGATTGCTCTGTTGAACGGACCGCCTCTGGAGTCATTGTGAGAGCATTTAAGAAAGCATTTTAAGGCTTGCAAATACTTATATTATATGCATAGCTGCTTACGCTGAACGGCAAGTCTCAAGCCATCCCTAAAGATATGCCAATTGTATTTATATAAATATTGTGGACTTCACTTAAAACAAGAAATCACTTttatgaatgtttttttttttttttgctttctaatTTTGCTGTTTGTGTCAAGTGTATTTCCGTCTCAATCATGGTTTCTGTCTTTTTCAATCTATCGCTTGCAATCAAGCCAAAACAAGTAAATGTCAAAACAAATATAATTAATCTCCTGTATGTATTAGAATGGAGAATTGAAAACTCAAATATATTGCAGATGGTTTTGTTTTCTGTGGTGTGACTATTAGAACGAATATATCACGTCTGATGTTGTTGTTGGATTCCTGTCCACGTTCATGCATGAACCCAATGTGGTGAACAAGTGAAACTACATTTCATGTCAGAAAAGTTGTCAAAAATGAATTAGAGAGGTTAACATATGAATTACCCTTTATTTGTACTTTTAGTCACTTCGAAGAGAGTTTGGTTTACAGACATTAGATAGAAAAAAAGTATATCCATATTATATCAAACATGAGCAAACATGTCAGTGAATACATATACAATACAATTCACAGAAgattaaagagagagagacagaaaagtgcTTATTACAAACTGGTTGAGTTCAAACAgttaacatttttgaaaaaagtgAGTAGTGAAAGAGTGAATGCAAAATAACTTTAAACTCATAGATCACCAACATAGCCAACAGTGCCGACCAAGGTTAAACGAAaaagtacttttacttgagtgctCGGTTAATTTGTTGTAAATAGAAAGTTGCATAGCCCTGAGGACATTTCATGCATACTTTCACTTAAAGCCCCCACAAAAATGTCATTCAGGACTATTACTTATGCCTGCGCAACTTAATAGAGTGACATTTGCGTTTACTTATGTGAGGTATATGCATATTTTTTTCCCCTACCAtttacaggggcgtccgggtagcgtggtggtctattccattgcctaccaacacagggatcgctggttcgaatccccgtgttacctctggcttggtcgggcatccctacagacacaattagccgtgtctgtgggtatgaagctggatgtgggtatgtgtcctggtcgctgtactagcgcctcctctggtcagtcggggcgcctgttcgggggg is a window of Lampris incognitus isolate fLamInc1 chromosome 9, fLamInc1.hap2, whole genome shotgun sequence DNA encoding:
- the LOC130118484 gene encoding neurexophilin-1-like, encoding MQSLNFSHDPSPPAPHDLHDSDRVKLLVQRRMKIDNSHNAKCTHSIPSTQSDTSAYTLGEGEDKSSIIHSGHIQQATSAESRSPERDMRESPKSKVKTYWTESSKAVSISRLLSQTFYRKENFTSLDLNYDDAEAYANQEQWNWQHNTSNPHDPRPRSKRRPIVKTGKFKKMFGWGDFHSNIKTVKLNLLITGKIVDHGNGTFSVYFRHNATGQGNVSVGLVPPTKTVEFRVQPHYQQQQQQHQQQQMVLEAKDTKLFNCRVEYEKVEKGTRNSLCAHDPSQSCPQEQTQSHVSWLCSKPFKVICIFITFYSTDYKLVQKVCPDYNYHSDTPYLPTG